One genomic segment of Acomys russatus chromosome 6, mAcoRus1.1, whole genome shotgun sequence includes these proteins:
- the Znf281 gene encoding zinc finger protein 281 — MKIGSGFLSGGGGPGSSGGSGSGGSSGSGGGRRAEMEPTFPQSMVMFNHRLPPVTSFTRPAGTAAPPPQCVLSSSTSAAPAAEPPPPPAPDMTFKKEPAASAAAFPSQRTSWGFLQSLVSIKQEKPADPEEQQSHHHHHHHHYGGLFAGAEERSPGLGGGEGGSHGVIQDLSILHQHVQQQPAQHHRDVLLSSGSRTDDHGNEEPKQDTNVKKAKRPKPESQGIKAKRKPSASSKPLVGDGDGAVLSPSQKPHICDHCSAAFRSSYHLRRHVLIHTGERPFQCSQCSMGFIQKYLLQRHEKIHSREKPFGCDQCSMKFIQKYHMERHKRTHSGEKPYKCDTCQQYFSRTDRLLKHRRTCGEAIAKGAASAEPGSSNHNNMGNLAVLSQGNTSSSRRKSKSKSIALENKEHKTGKTNESQMTNNINMQSYSVEMPTVSTSGGIIGTGIDELQKRVPKLIFKKGSRKNTDKSYLNFVSPLPDVVGQKSLSGKPSGSLGIVSNNSVETISLLQSTSGKQGQISSNYDDAMQFSKKRRYLPTASSNSAFSINVGHMVSQPSVIQSAGVSVLDNEAPLSLIDSSALNAEIKSCHDKSGIPDEVLQSILDQYSSKSEAQKEDPFNLTEPRVDLHTSGEHSELVQEENLSPGTQTPSNDKTSMLQEYSKYLQQAFEKSTNAGFTLGHGFQFVSLSSPLHNHTLFPEKQVYTTSPLECGFGQSVTSVLPSSLPKPPFGMLFGSQPGLYLSALDATHQQLTPSQELDDLIDSQKNLETSSAFQSSSQKLTSQKEQQKNLESSTSFQIPSQELASQIDPQKDIEPRTTYQIENFAQAFGSQFKSGSRVPMTFITNSNGEVDHRVRTSVSDFSGYTNMMSDVSEPCSTRVKTPTSQSYR; from the coding sequence ATGAAAATCGGCAGCGGGTTCCTCAGCGGCGGCGGCGGTCCCGGCAGTAGCGGTGGTAGCGGCTCCGGCGGCAGCtccggcagcggcggcggcaggaGAGCAGAGATGGAGCCCACCTTTCCCCAGAGTATGGTTATGTTCAACCACCGGCTCCCCCCGGTCACCAGCTTCACCCGGCCGGCGGGGACGGCCGCCCCTCCCCCGCAGTGCGTGTTATCCTCCTCTACCTCCGCAGCCCCGGCCGCTGAGCCCCCCCCTCCGCCAGCCCCGGACATGACTTTCAAGAAGGAGCCGGCGGCGTCAGCCGCGGCCTTCCCTTCGCAGAGGACCTCCTGGGGATTCTTGCAGTCCCTGGTGAGCATCAAGCAGGAGAAACCTGCGGATCCCGAGGAgcagcagtcccaccaccaccatcaccaccaccactatggGGGGCTGTTCgcaggggctgaagagagatCACCAGGCctaggaggaggggaaggggggagccACGGCGTCATCCAAGACCTCAGTATTCTCCACCAGCACGTCCAGCAGCAACCAGCCCAGCACCATCGTGATGTATTATTGAGCAGTGGTAGCCGGACTGATGACCATGGCAACGAGGAGCCAAAGCAGGACACTAACGTCAAAAAGGCAAAGAGGCCAAAGCCAGAATCTCAGGGAATCAAAGCCAAGAGGAAGCCAAGTGCATCTTCCAAACCTTTGGTTGGAGATGGAGATGGTGCCGTCCTGTCCCCAAGTCAGAAACCTCATATCTGTGATCACTGTAGTGCTGCTTTCCGGAGCTCCTATCACCTGCGGAGACATGTCCTCATTCACACAGGAGAAAGACCTTTCCAGTGCAGCCAGTGCAGTATGGGTTTCATTCAGAAATACCTACTGCAGAGACACGAGAAAATTCACAGTAGGGAGAAgccctttggatgtgatcagtgCAGCATGAAGTTTATTCAGAAGTACCATATGGAGAGACACAAGAGGACACATAGTGGAGAAAAGCCATATAAGTGTGACACTTGCCAACAGTATTTTTCAAGGACTGACAGATTGTTGAAGCACAGGCGCACGTGTGGTGAAGCCATAGCAAAAGGAGCCGCTAGTGCAGAACCTGGGTCATCGAACCATAACAATATGGGTAATCTGGCTGTGTTGTCTCAGGGAAATACAAGTTCTTCAAGGAGAAAATCGAAGTCAAAAAGCATAGCGCTTGAGAATAAGGAACACAAGACTGGCAAAACAAATGAATCACAAATGACAAACAATATAAACATGCAGAGTTACTCAGTAGAAATGCCTACTGTGTCTACCAGTGGGGGCATAATTGGCACTGGAATAGATGAACTGCAGAAAAGGGTGCCAAAATTGATCTttaagaaaggaagcagaaagaatacaGATAAAAGCTACCTTAACTTTGTGTCACCGTTACCAGACGTAGTTGGGCAGAAATCCTTGTCTGGTAAACCAAGTGGCTCACTTGGCATTGTATCGAATAATAGTGTGGAGACCATTAGTCTTCTCCAAAGTACGAGTGGCAAACAAGGTCAGATTAGCAGTAATTATGATGATGCCATGCAGTTTTCAAAGAAGAGAAGATACTTACCAACTGCCAGCAGCAACAGTGCCTTTTCTATAAATGTAGGACACATGGTCTCCCAGCCGTCAGTCATTCAGTCTGCAGGTGTCAGTGTTTTGGACAATGAGGCGCCATTGTCACTTATTGACTCCTCAGCTCTAAATGCTGAAATTAAGTCTTGTCATGACAAGTCTGGAATTCCTGATGAGGTTTTACAGAGTATTTTGGATCAGTACTCCAGCAAATCAGAAGCGCAGAAGGAGGATCCTTTCAACCTAACAGAGCCACGAGTGGATTTACACACCTCAGGAGAGCACTCAGAGTTGGTTCAAGAAGAAAATTTGAGCCCAGGCACCCAGACACCTTCAAATGATAAAACAAGCATGTTGCAAGAATACTCCAAATACCTCCAACAGGCTTTTGAAAAATCCACTAATGCAGGTTTTACTCTTGGACACGGTTTCCAGTTTGTCAGTTTGTCTTCACCTCTCCACAACCACACTTTGTTTCCAGAAAAACAGGTATACACTACATCTCCTTTGGAGTGTGGTTTTGGCCAATCTGTTACCTCAGTGTTGCCATCTTCATTGCCAAAGCCTCCTTTTGGGATGTTGTTTGGATCTCAGCCAGGTCTTTATTTATCTGCTTTGGATGCTACACATCAGCAGTTGACACCTTCCCAGGAGCTGGATGATCTGATAGATTCTCAGAAGAACTTAGAGACATCATCAGCCTTCCAGTCCTCATCTCAGAAACTGACTAGCCAGAAGGAACAACAGAAAAATTTAGAGTCCTCAACAAGCTTTCAGATTCCATCTCAGGAGTTAGCTAGCCAGATCGATCCTCAGAAAGACATAGAGCCTAGAACAACGTACCAGATTGAGAACTTTGCACAAGCATTCGGTTCTCAGTTTAAGTCGGGCAGCAGGGTGCCAATGACCTTTATCACTAACTCTAATGGAGAAGTGGACCATAGAGTAAGGACTTCAGTGTCAGATTTCTCAGGGTATACAAATATGATGTCTGATGTAAGTGAGCCATGTAGTACAAGAGTAAAGACCCCcaccagccagagttacaggtaA